One Eremothecium cymbalariae DBVPG#7215 chromosome 2, complete sequence DNA window includes the following coding sequences:
- the RCH1 gene encoding Rch1p (similar to Ashbya gossypii ABR085C): MSFSQRIQEIRHNRSLRFIGSQWFFIVLGVLVTLAYFFPSFGRNGGTIHAEYTIGYGAVALIFLQTGLSMSSKKLLVNIFNWRAHFVVLLISFLVTSAIMYGICCGLLQWGKIDEWVIVGLVLVSACPTTIASNVMMTKDAGGNESLSVCEVFIENVLGTFLTPAIVQLYTSSGQLKFGNPASDSSLSILYRSVMKQLGISLFIPLAAGQLLQNMFPTQVSWALKNLNMGTISSFCLLLIMWSSFSTAFHQKAFESVSHLSIIFLVFFVIGIFLLFTLISYFMARPPLLDLLFRKELSEQSSKVYQISYHIFKPFYYSKRDTIAVMFCGASKTGALGVSLITAQYGNNFRNLGKLLVPLTLYQTEQIVISSLLVPLFRRWCSDENERMVKENTGELDIESSIKLEGQSSKEKKLNSNMI, from the coding sequence ATGAGTTTTTCACAACGAATCCAGGAGATAAGACACAACAGATCTTTGCGATTCATTGGATCCCAGTGGTTTTTTATCGTTTTGGGAGTGTTGGTGACATTAGCATATTTCTTTCCATCATTCGGTCGAAATGGCGGTACGATACATGCAGAATATACAATTGGGTATGGTGCTGTAGCACTTATCTTTTTACAAACAGGGCTATCCATGTCttcaaagaagttgttggtaaatatatttaactGGAGAGCACATTTCGTTGTTTTGCTTATCAGTTTCCTAGTCACAAGTGCGATTATGTATGGAATCTGCTGTGGGCTCTTACAATGGGGcaaaattgatgaatgGGTTATCGTTGGATTGGTGCTTGTGTCTGCATGCCCGACCACAATTGCATCTAAtgtgatgatgacgaaagATGCCGGTGGAAACGAGTCGTTATCTGTATGTGaggtttttattgaaaatgtaCTTGGCACTTTTTTGACGCCGGCCATTGTGCAGCTATACACTTCTTCAGGACAGCTTAAATTCGGAAATCCTGCAAGTGACTCGTCTTTGAGTATATTATACCGCAGTGTCATGAAGCAGCTCGGCATATCATTATTTATTCCACTTGCTGCTGGccagcttcttcaaaatatgttCCCCACGCAAGTGTCGTGGGCTTTAAAGAACTTAAACATGGGTACGATTTCCTCCttttgtttattattaatcaTGTGGTCATCCTTTTCGACAGcatttcatcaaaaagCTTTTGAATCTGTATCACATCTTAGCATCATATTTCTTgtcttttttgttattggGATATTTCTCTTGTTTACATTGATTAGCTATTTCATGGCGAGACCACCTCTACTAGACCTATTATTTAGGAAAGAATTAAGTGAACAGTCTAGCAAGGTGTACCAAATATCatatcatatatttaaGCCATTTTATTACAGCAAAAGGGATACTATTGCAGTGATGTTCTGTGGGGCGTCTAAGACTGGAGCATTAGGTGTCTCGTTGATTACCGCACAGTATGGTAACAATTTTCGGAACTTGGGGAAACTTTTAGTTCCATTGACTTTATATCAAACTGAACAGATCGTGATTTCCAGCCTTCTAGTACCTTTATTCAGGAGGTGGTGTTCTGATGAGAATGAGAGAATGGTTAAGGAGAATACTGGCGAATTGGACATAGAGAGTTCTATTAAGCTGGAAGGTCAGTCTTCcaaagaaaagaagcttAATAGCAACATGATCTAA
- the ARP9 gene encoding Arp9p (similar to Ashbya gossypii ABR084W): MIYPINNGSITNLDAFLYFLKAIYKSVLQQRIKENPEGWEAQVSNIPMFLITHYSWSQSEQEILTQFVFESMKLNNFMIMPNSLATSYAFGSLQNCVVIDIGGAHTDIIPIVDYTPLEYLAYSAPVGGDAINAKLASFLPGWSAASIEDLKRSSVFEVLSKDAKDKSKFNFNEDEEASEEDEGALDVAAIITSGRDTREILEERERNKNKEQVSNSQLETNSFVDRDGNDVTVGKQRFQGCDDLIKEISRACGMVLSQIDEGSRCKAVWENVLISGGTSEIAGFREALLTQLCEDHLIYEPDHERQQREQDLMANMPKQRKNKFIGGAVAQSGFLNSLEYAQSPNIIKAPKFPEYFTEWKKHGYGEVAFLGAQIVSKQVFGHSNDTFYVTRGKYDDKGPSVIWDVCL; the protein is encoded by the coding sequence ATGATTTATCCTATTAACAACGGTTCCATCACGAATTTGGATGCTTTTCTATACTTTCTCAAGGCAATTTACAAATCAGTTTTGCAACAACGAATCAAAGAGAATCCTGAAGGGTGGGAAGCCCAAGTTTCCAACATTCCGATGTTTTTAATCACACACTATTCGTGGTCACAAAGTGAGCAGGAAATCTTAACTCAGTTTGTATTTGAGAGTATGAAGTTGAATAACTTTATGATAATGCCAAATTCATTAGCCACATCTTATGCATTTGGCTCTCTTCAAAATTGTGTTGTGATTGATATTGGTGGTGCTCATACTGATATTATTCCCATTGTAGACTATACACCTCTTGAGTATTTGGCTTATAGTGCACCTGTTGGAGGCGATGCGATTAATGCCAAATTAGCTAGCTTCTTACCTGGTTGGAGTGCTGCAAGTATTGAAGACTTGAAGCGTTCATCTGTGTTTGAAGTTTTGTCAAAAGATGCGAAGGataaatcaaaattcaattttaatgaggatgaggaggcttctgaagaagatgaaggtGCTTTAGATGTTGCAGCAATAATTACTTCTGGTCGTGATACCAGGGAAATTCTCGAGGAAAGGGAAAGGAATAAAAACAAGGAACAGGTTTCAAATAGCCAGTTGGAAACGAACTCATTTGTTGATAGAGATGGGAACGATGTTACTGTTGGGAAGCAAAGGTTTCAAGGGTGTGATGATTTGATTAAGGAAATATCGCGTGCTTGTGGGATGGTACTATCGCAGATTGATGAGGGTTCTAGGTGTAAAGCTGTTTGGGAAAACGTTTTGATTTCGGGTGGAACATCTGAAATCGCTGGATTCAGAGAGGCACTCTTGACGCAGCTATGTGAAGACCATTTGATCTATGAACCAGATCATGAAAGACAACAAAGAGAGCAAGATTTAATGGCTAATATGCCAAAACAGAGGAAAAATAAGTTCATTGGCGGCGCTGTTGCACAGAGTGGGTTCTTGAATTCACTAGAATATGCTCAAAGtccaaatattataaaagcGCCAAAATTTCCTGAGTACTTTACGGAATGGAAAAAACATGGTTACGGTGAAGTTGCATTCTTAGGCGCTCAGATTGTCTCCAAGCAAGTTTTTGGTCATTCGAATGACACATTCTATGTAACGAGGGGCAAGTACGATGACAAAGGTCCGTCCGTTATATGGGACGTTTGCTTATAA
- the CSE4 gene encoding centromeric DNA-binding histone H3-like protein CSE4 (similar to Ashbya gossypii ABR083C), translating to MEQSIRNELPSRNLVRLSPADNDSINQRALQLLQRNRQRRQLLQRQEDRLRYVSTKSEHKENYERHKANDDARASEQRHSEVDGKGILKAKAKRHKSAMTVKRMRYRPSDVALQEIRKYQRSTELLISRMPFARLVKEVTDQFTTEEQQLRWQSMAILALQEASEAYLVGLLEHTNLLALHAKRITIMRKDMQLARRIRGQFI from the coding sequence ATGGAACAAAGTATACGTAACGAGCTGCCTAGCAGGAATTTAGTTAGGCTTAGTCCTGCCGATAATGATTCGATAAACCAAAGGGCACTACAACTATTACAGAGAAATCGACAGAGAAGACAGTTACTTCAAAGGCAGGAGGACAGGCTACGTTATGTTTCCACCAAGAGTGAGCATAAAGAGAATTATGAAAGGCATAAGGCGAATGATGATGCTAGAGCTAGTGAGCAAAGACATTCAGAAGTTGATGGTAAGGGCATTTTAAAAGCTAAGGCAAAAAGACATAAATCTGCAATGACTGTGAAGAGGATGAGGTACAGACCTAGTGATGTAGCTTTACAAGAGATCAGGAAGTATCAACGATCGACGGAGCTTCTAATTTCTCGAATGCCGTTTGCCAGATTGGTGAAGGAAGTTACGGATCAATTTACCACAGAAGAGCAACAGTTACGGTGGCAGTCGATGGCTATACTTGCGCTTCAAGAAGCAAGTGAAGCATATCTAGTTGGTCTTTTAGAGCACACAAATCTGCTTGCGTTACATGCAAAAAGGATCACGATCATGCGCAAGGACATGCAATTGGCAAGGAGGATACGGGGTCAGTTTATTTAA
- the HOF1 gene encoding formin-binding protein HOF1 (similar to Ashbya gossypii ABR082W), giving the protein MALNYNYQSNFWDAQEEGVRILLRHVAQGLEVCKNLSVFFEERSKLEKDYSRKMGAIVHHLEKQLKNTPDYGNMQRSLELCKVEQTKVAQSHSKQAEQIYREQYNALKEFVSNGQARYKTLEGKIRQLRMDKVQKRQMHDELLEKLEKAKVELREYQLNQQNLIGGRESMNNQKQLSKWRSIVDELSKKIDVLSQEAKAANKRWLQEWGSLSMELQLLEESRMQMMKTKIQEFAVVGIDAAVHEQISLEKLTTMLAGFTIQQDIYSFAYNHGTGRVKAKDGGTGLNNKTIEASSVDKHTENMRILSSKLPRNRPVSQPPMRTPPDSPTLKDAANDNYSIIVLDEHVQQSQDRESNYLMQSPTGFPTSMEPRMSPTRAPYLQGSSPAKVIEQNGVSYPDDGKPVNVDSNECPPHSSATVKRYSPEQRQPVEVRRIQKDQQLINEEFRDTRAGSSESESYTSNPTDYTQKKVRTSIDSMSTSISSYASSIDDSQRLAKSWNSRNRRKSRDFCRSAEDLSRPSSDPVPIASSQSGSDGSSLRRTRSHRRKSLAADIDGALRALEEEEMKRNQPKSKNLPSSDSDSDGSNSVDRQPRFIPFEKTKTTTFEWPKATSRGQRVIGYAKALYSFTEPNENDILNFQMGDHLLLTEKLNTDWYIGEVHNSNGRQGLIPMNYVKFLS; this is encoded by the coding sequence ATGGCACTTAATTATAACTATCAGTCGAACTTTTGGGATGCCCAGGAGGAAGGTGTTCGGATCCTGTTGCGACATGTTGCACAGGGATTAGAGGTGTGCAAGAATTTGTCCGTATTCTTCGAAGAGAGAAGTAAGTTGGAGAAGGATTACTCGAGGAAGATGGGGGCAATTGTGCATCATTTAGAGAAACAACTGAAGAATACTCCTGATTATGGGAACATGCAACGCAGTTTAGAGTTGTGTAAGGTTGAGCAAACAAAGGTTGCGCAGAGTCACTCGAAGCAAGCGGAGCAGATCTATCGAGAGCAGTATAACGCATTGAAGGAGTTTGTCAGTAATGGACAGGCACGTTATAAGACGTTAGAGGGGAAGATCAGGCAGTTGCGGATGGATAAAGTGCAGAAAAGACAAATGCATGATGAGCTGTTAGAGAAATTGGAAAAGGCCAAGGTAGAACTTCGAGAGTATCAGCTGAACCAGCAAAATTTAATAGGCGGCCGCGAATCAATgaacaaccaaaaacaattgaGCAAATGGCGTTCCATTGTGGATGAGTTGAGTAAGAAAATCGATGTACTTTCACAGGAAGCCAAGGCTGCCAATAAACGTTGGTTACAGGAGTGGGGATCATTGAGTATGGAGCTCCAGCTGCTGGAAGAATCGAGGATGCAAATGATGAAAACGAAGATTCAGGAATTTGCAGTAGTTGGTATTGATGCTGCAGTACATGAGCAAATTTCTTTAGAGAAACTAACTACAATGCTCGCGGGTTTCACTATTCAGCAGGATATCTACTCGTTTGCATATAACCATGGAACTGGGAGGGTGAAGGCAAAGGACGGAGGTACTGGattgaacaacaaaacTATTGAAGCTTCTTCCGTTGACAAGCATACTGAAAACATGAGGATCTTGTCCTCAAAGTTACCGCGTAACAGACCAGTTTCTCAGCCACCAATGCGTACCCCTCCAGACTCTCCGACATTGAAAGATGCTGCAAATGATAACTATTCGATAATTGTCTTGGATGAACACGTGCAGCAATCTCAGGACCGAGAATCCAACTACCTAATGCAATCGCCAACTGGGTTTCCAACGTCAATGGAGCCGCGGATGTCGCCAACTCGTGCACCTTACTTGCAAGGATCCAGTCCCGCCAAGGTTATCGAACAGAATGGAGTATCTTATCCTGATGATGGTAAACCAGTAAATGTTGACTCAAACGAGTGTCCCCCTCACTCAAGCGCTACCGTTAAGAGGTATTCTCCAGAACAACGACAGCCTGTTGAAGTTCGTAGAATTCAAAAGGACCAACAATTAATTAATGAAGAATTCCGGGATACGAGGGCAGGTTCCTCAGAGTCTGAGTCATATACATCCAATCCAACCGATTACACACAAAAAAAGGTCCGCACAAGTATTGATTCAATGAGTACTTCCATTTCGTCTTATGCCAGTAGCATAGATGATTCCCAACGACTAGCAAAGTCTTGGAATTCTCGTAATAGAAGAAAATCCCGTGACTTTTGTAGGTCGGCAGAAGATCTCTCGCGTCCAAGCTCTGATCCGGTTCCAATAGCATCATCTCAGTCGGGCAGTGATGGTTCTTCTCTTAGAAGAACTAGATCGCACCGCCGTAAATCTTTGGCGGCAGATATTGATGGGGCTCTGAGAGCactggaagaagaagaaatgaaGAGAAATCAGCCAAAGTCCAAAAACCTCCCTTCGAGTGACTCTGATTCTGATGGCTCAAATTCAGTAGATCGTCAGCCACGCTTTATTCCATTCGAAAAAACGAAAACTACCACCTTTGAATGGCCCAAGGCTACTAGCAGGGGTCAAAGAGTAATTGGATATGCCAAAGCACTTTACAGCTTTACTGAACCTAATGAAAATGACATCTTAAACTTTCAGATGGGCGATCATCTTTTATTAACAGAAAAGTTGAATACCGACTGGTATATCGGAGAGGTACATAACAGTAACGGTCGTCAAGGATTAATACCTATGAACTATGTTAAGTTTTTGTCATGA